From Daucus carota subsp. sativus chromosome 6, DH1 v3.0, whole genome shotgun sequence, the proteins below share one genomic window:
- the LOC108226762 gene encoding uncharacterized protein LOC108226762: MANSPFSSPLIAFLLTISSLFHLSHCTTTSIHDFLRQNGLPGGLFPKDVKSYTISETGLLEVYLDSPCLAKFDTMAYYETVVRGNLTYGGLTGVEGFSQEELFLWLPVLDIILDDPLSGIILFDIGLAHKNLSLSLFEDPPDCAPQSQGNLNKYGFGKRRFGDQR; this comes from the exons atGGCTAACTCACCCTTTTCATCTCCCCTCATAGCCTTTCTCCTAACCATCTCCTCTCTATTCCATCTCTCCCACTGCACCACAACATCCATCCACGACTTCCTCAGGCAGAACGGCCTGCCTGGTGGGCTTTTTCCGAAAGATGTGAAATCATACACAATCTCTGAAACAGGCCTGCTTGAAGTCTACCTGGACAGCCCATGTCTAGCCAAGTTTGATACCATGGCTTATTATGAGACTGTGGTCAGAGGTAACTTGACTTATGGTGGCCTTACAGGAGTTGAAGGGTTTAGTCAGGAGGAGCTTTTCTTGTGGCTGCCTGTTCTAGATATCATTTTGGATGATCCTTTGTCTGGGATTatcttgtttgatattggaCTTGCTCATAAAAACCTCTCACTTTCTCTCTTTGAAGATCCACCGGATTGTGCGCCTCAGTCTCAGG gaaatttgaataaatatggTTTTGGAAAGAGAAGGTTTGGAGATCAACGTTAG
- the LOC108224263 gene encoding indole-3-acetic acid-amido synthetase GH3.6, whose product MPEAPKKSPNIAPSDFNLSERNTKALQFIEDVTSEPDQIQKQVLSEILSRNAHVEYLERHGLDGKTDRLTFKKIIPVIKYEDLQPDINRIANGDKSPILSSHPISEFLTSSGTSGGERKLMPTIEEDLERRSLLYSLLMPVMNQFVPGLDKGKGMYFLFVKSEAKTPGGLFARPVLTSYYKSSHFKNRPDDPYTNYTSPNETILCSDSYQSMYSQMLCGLCLHDEVLRVGAVFASGFIRAIRFLEKHWSVLCNDIRTGTLNPEITDPSVREAVLKILKPDPELANFIETECSKKSWQGILTRLWPNTKYVDVIVTGTMSQYIPTLDYYSNGLPLVCTMYASSESYFGVNLNPLCKPSEVSYTLIPTMAYFEFLPVHRNNVVTSSISVPDSLNEKEQQELVDLADVKLGQEYELVLTTYAGLYRYRVGDVLKVAGFKNKAPQFNFICRKNVVLSIESDKTDEVELQNAVKNAVTHLLPFDATLIEYTSYADTTTIPGHYVLFWELNVNGTTPVPPSVFEDCCFAMEEALNSVYRQGRVSDKSIGPLEIKIVESGTFDKLMDYAISLGASINQYKTPRCVKFAPIVELLNSRVVSTYFSPKCPKWVPGHKQWMDINSS is encoded by the exons ATGCCTGAAGCTCCGAAAAAATCACCAAACATAGCACCCTCAGACTTCAACCTCTCTGAGAGAAACACAAAGGCTCTTCAGTTCATTGAAGATGTCACCTCTGAACCTGATCAAATTCAGAAACAAGTCCTCTCTGAGATCCTCTCCCGCAATGCCCATGTCGAATACCTTGAGCGCCACGGCCTAGATGGTAAGACAGACAGGCTCACTTTCAAGAAAATCATCCCTGTCATCAAATACGAAGATTTGCAACCTGATATCAACCGTATTGCCAATGGTGATAAGTCCCCCATCCTTTCCTCTCACCCGATCTCCGAATTCTTAACAAG TTCGGGGACATCAGGCGGTGAAAGAAAGCTGATGCCGACAATCGAAGAGGACTTGGAGAGGAGATCGTTGCTGTACAGTCTGTTGATGCCTGTGATGAACCAGTTTGTGCCTGGTTTAGACAAGGGAAAAGGAATGTATTTCCTGTTTGTCAAATCAGAAGCCAAAACTCCTGGTGGCCTTTTCGCACGTCCTGTTCTAACAAGTTACTACAAGAGTTCCCATTTCAAAAACAGGCCTGATGATCCCTACACCAACTACACTAGCCCCAATGAAACCATTCTCTGCTCTGATTCTTACCAGAGCATGTATTCCCAAATGCTCTGTGGCTTGTGTCTGCATGATGAAGTCCTTCGTGTCGGAGCTGTTTTCGCTTCAGGTTTCATCAGGGCCATCCGGTTTCTTGAAAAACACTGGTCTGTTCTCTGTAACGATATCAGGACCGGGACTCTTAACCCTGAAATCACTGACCCTTCTGTGAGAGAAGCGGTGCTGAAAATTCTCAAGCCAGACCCTGAACTAGCCAATTTCATCGAAACTGAGTGCAGCAAAAAATCTTGGCAAGGCATCTTGACTAGGTTGTGGCCTAATACAAAGTATGTTGATGTTATTGTGACAGGGACCATGTCACAGTATATACCGACTCTTGATTACTATAGTAATGGTCTCCCTCTTGTTTGCACCATGTATGCTTCTTCTGAGTCCTATTTTGGGGTCAATCTTAATCCTCTTTGTAAGCCAAGTGAAGTCAGCTATACACTGATTCCAACCATGGCTTACTTTGAATTCTTGCCTGTTCATCGAAACAATGTGGTCACAAGCTCCATTAGTGTGCCTGATTCACTCAATGAGAAAGAACAGCAAGAATTGGTTGATTTGGCTGATGTCAAACTGGGCCAAGAATATGAGCTTGTTCTCACCACCTATGCAG GGCTTTATAGGTACAGAGTTGGAGATGTGCTGAAAGTTGCTGGATTCAAGAACAAGGCCCCTCAATTCAACTTCATTTGCCGGAAAAATGTTGTTCTAAGCATTGAATCCGACAAAACTGATGAAGTTGAGCTACAAAATGCTGTGAAAAATGCTGTGACTCATTTGCTACCGTTTGATGCAACTCTGATCGAGTACACGAGCTATGCAGACACGACAACAATCCCGGGGCACTATGTTCTATTCTGGGAGCTCAATGTGAATGGAACCACTCCAGTCCCTCCATCAGTGTTTGAGGATTGTTGCTTTGCTATGGAAGAGGCGCTCAACAGTGTGTACCGTCAGGGTCGTGTGTCGGATAAGTCCATTGGACCGCTGGAAATCAAGATTGTGGAGTCAGGAACATTTGACAAGCTTATGGATTATGCCATTAGCCTTGGTGCTTCAATTAACCAGTACAAGACTCCGCGCTGTGTCAAATTTGCACCCATTGTTGAGCTGCTCAACTCAAGGGTTGTGTCAACCTACTTCAGTCCCAAATGCCCCAAGTGGGTTCCGGGGCATAAGCAGTGGATGGACATCAACTCTAGTTGA